A genomic region of Streptomyces sp. R33 contains the following coding sequences:
- a CDS encoding deoxyribose-phosphate aldolase, which translates to MTETAVAATPTACSPPLVRRPFDLSSLTELRACDPEAVRLLVRRRPRFDRARLARPMFVLAADHPARGAMAAGGDPAAMGDRHELLARCAEALARPGVDGFLGTADLVEDLTLLGALDGKLVLGSMNRGGLSGATFEMDDRFTGYDAAGIADSGLDGGKMLLRIDPHDSRTIRTLESAARAADALNERSLMAMIEPFSSRRQRGRIVNLLTADEQMWANNIAQGLGRTTAHTWLKLPIVADMERMMSSTTLPTMLLGGEGGPDRDAMYESWRQALRIPQVRGLMIGRTVLYPPDGDVARAVDTAVGLLDR; encoded by the coding sequence ATGACCGAGACCGCCGTGGCCGCCACGCCGACCGCATGCTCCCCGCCCCTCGTGCGGCGGCCGTTCGACCTCAGCTCCCTCACCGAGCTGCGGGCCTGCGACCCCGAGGCCGTCCGACTGCTGGTCCGCCGGCGCCCGCGGTTCGACCGGGCACGGCTGGCCCGCCCGATGTTCGTCCTGGCCGCCGACCATCCGGCGCGCGGTGCCATGGCCGCCGGCGGCGACCCCGCCGCCATGGGCGACCGGCACGAGCTGCTGGCCCGCTGCGCCGAGGCGCTCGCGCGTCCCGGTGTGGACGGCTTCCTCGGCACCGCCGATCTGGTCGAGGACCTGACCCTGCTCGGGGCCCTGGACGGCAAGCTGGTGCTCGGCTCGATGAACCGGGGCGGCCTGAGCGGCGCCACGTTCGAGATGGACGACCGGTTCACCGGGTACGACGCCGCCGGCATCGCCGACTCCGGTCTCGACGGCGGGAAGATGCTGCTGCGCATCGATCCGCACGACTCGCGCACCATCAGGACCCTGGAGAGCGCCGCCCGGGCGGCGGACGCGCTCAACGAGCGATCGCTCATGGCGATGATCGAACCGTTCAGCTCCCGCCGGCAGCGGGGCAGGATCGTCAACCTGCTGACCGCGGACGAGCAGATGTGGGCGAACAACATCGCCCAGGGCCTGGGCCGTACGACCGCGCACACCTGGCTGAAGCTCCCGATCGTCGCGGACATGGAACGGATGATGTCCTCGACGACGCTGCCGACGATGCTGCTGGGCGGCGAGGGCGGCCCGGACCGCGACGCGATGTACGAGTCCTGGCGCCAGGCCCTGCGCATCCCGCAGGTACGCGGGCTCATGATCGGGCGCACCGTGCTGTATCCGCCGGACGGGGACGTCGCCCGGGCCGTCGACACGGCCGTCGGCCTGCTGGACCGCTGA
- the iolB gene encoding 5-deoxy-glucuronate isomerase: protein MTHLHLPDGAAARDGYRCRIDPESAGWTHTSLRILDLAPGGSHTLETGDSEWILLPLSGAAEVVCEGARLLLHGRPDVFSAVSDFAYLPRDATARVDSAGGGRFALCGARCTSKLPLRYGPASGVPVEIRGAGRAARQVNNFASAEAFEADRLIAVEVLTPAGNWSSYPPHKHDQDRPGVESRLEEIYWFAIGEGPCGSARSGEGKCEGMGYHRVYPSGAGGPSDVLAEVRTGDAVLVPDGWHGPSMAAPGYPMYYLNVMAGPSAERRWLICDDPAHAWIRGTWPDEPADPRLPLYTAPSPEGTR from the coding sequence GTGACACATCTCCACCTGCCCGACGGCGCCGCCGCGCGGGACGGCTACCGCTGCCGGATCGACCCGGAGTCCGCCGGCTGGACCCACACCTCCCTGCGGATCCTCGACCTGGCACCGGGCGGCTCCCACACCCTCGAAACCGGCGACAGCGAATGGATCCTGCTGCCGCTGTCCGGCGCGGCCGAGGTCGTGTGCGAGGGTGCGCGGCTGCTGCTGCACGGACGTCCGGACGTGTTCAGCGCCGTCAGCGATTTCGCGTACCTGCCGCGGGACGCGACGGCCCGGGTCGACTCGGCGGGAGGAGGCCGTTTCGCTCTCTGCGGGGCCCGCTGCACCTCGAAGCTCCCGCTGCGCTACGGACCGGCGTCCGGGGTGCCGGTCGAGATCCGCGGGGCCGGCCGGGCCGCCCGCCAGGTCAACAACTTCGCCTCCGCCGAGGCCTTCGAGGCGGACCGGCTGATCGCGGTCGAGGTCCTGACCCCGGCCGGGAACTGGTCCTCGTACCCGCCGCACAAGCACGACCAGGACCGGCCGGGCGTGGAGTCCCGGCTGGAGGAGATCTACTGGTTCGCCATCGGCGAGGGTCCGTGCGGGAGCGCGCGCAGCGGCGAGGGCAAGTGCGAGGGCATGGGCTACCACCGCGTCTATCCCTCGGGCGCGGGCGGTCCCTCCGACGTCCTGGCCGAAGTCCGCACGGGTGACGCCGTCCTGGTGCCCGACGGCTGGCACGGTCCGTCCATGGCCGCTCCCGGCTACCCCATGTACTACCTCAACGTGATGGCCGGTCCGAGCGCGGAGCGGCGCTGGCTGATCTGCGACGACCCCGCGCACGCCTGGATCCGCGGGACCTGGCCGGACGAGCCCGCGGACCCCCGGCTGCCCCTCTACACCGCCCCGTCCCCGGAAGGCACGCGCTGA
- the iolD gene encoding 3D-(3,5/4)-trihydroxycyclohexane-1,2-dione acylhydrolase (decyclizing), whose product MLPPPDTASAADSPAVRLTTAQALVRFLSRQYTERDGHRQRLITACWGILGHGNVAGLGQALAEAAAQDPAGLPFLQGRNEQSMVHAAVGYARQSGRLSTHAVTTSIGPGATNLVTGAALATINRIPVLLLPGDVFAGRPADPVLQQLETPWAGDVSVNDTLRPVSRFFDRIWRPEMLIPAALQAMRVLTDPVDTGAVTLALPQDVQAQAHDWPEEFFADRVWHIRRPQPDLGELDRAVRLIRAAERPLIVAGGGVHHSAAEDALRALADATGIPVAETQAGRGVLDWDHPSALGGLGHTGTAAANDVARRADVVIGVGTRWSDFTTASATLFAGPGVRFVNVNVAASDGHKLAGQPLVADARAALEALTARLGTYRVPESHRAQYRDGVARWQRAVDEAVAAPDGSRPPTQAQLLGVLGELLEPTDVVVNAAGSMPGDLHRLWRPRERRQYHVEYGYSCMGYEIPAALGVRLAAPEREVFALVGDGTYLMMPTELVTAVQEGIKIIPVLVQNHGYASIGALSESVGAERYGTDYRFRTADGRYAGRPLPVDLAANMESLGVGVLCPRTVAELRQAVLDARKAERPTAIYVETAPPAPDLPALASHAWWEVAVAEVSASPAAREARKRYESERRAQRRHL is encoded by the coding sequence ATGCTGCCCCCGCCCGACACCGCCTCCGCAGCCGACTCCCCCGCGGTCCGGCTGACCACCGCGCAGGCGCTCGTACGCTTCCTCTCCCGCCAGTACACGGAGCGCGACGGCCACCGGCAGCGCCTGATCACGGCCTGCTGGGGCATCCTCGGCCACGGGAACGTGGCCGGCCTCGGCCAGGCGCTGGCCGAGGCGGCGGCGCAGGACCCTGCGGGCCTGCCCTTCCTCCAGGGCCGCAACGAGCAGTCGATGGTCCATGCCGCCGTCGGGTACGCCCGCCAGAGCGGGCGCCTGAGCACGCACGCGGTGACCACCTCGATCGGCCCCGGTGCGACCAACCTCGTCACGGGGGCCGCCCTCGCCACGATCAACCGGATCCCGGTGCTGCTCCTGCCCGGCGACGTGTTCGCGGGCCGGCCGGCCGACCCGGTGCTGCAACAGCTCGAGACCCCGTGGGCCGGCGACGTGAGCGTGAACGACACGCTCCGGCCCGTCTCCCGCTTCTTCGACCGGATCTGGCGGCCGGAGATGCTGATCCCCGCGGCACTCCAGGCGATGCGGGTGCTCACCGATCCGGTCGACACCGGCGCCGTCACCCTGGCCCTCCCCCAGGACGTCCAGGCCCAGGCCCACGACTGGCCCGAGGAGTTCTTCGCCGACCGGGTGTGGCACATCCGCCGCCCGCAGCCCGACCTCGGCGAACTCGACCGCGCCGTACGGCTGATCCGGGCCGCCGAGCGCCCGCTGATCGTGGCCGGCGGAGGCGTCCACCACAGCGCCGCCGAGGATGCACTGCGCGCACTGGCGGACGCCACCGGGATCCCGGTCGCCGAAACGCAGGCCGGGCGGGGCGTGCTGGACTGGGACCATCCGTCGGCCCTCGGCGGCCTCGGCCACACCGGGACGGCTGCGGCCAACGACGTGGCGCGACGGGCCGACGTGGTGATCGGCGTCGGCACCCGCTGGAGCGACTTCACGACGGCCTCGGCCACGCTGTTCGCCGGGCCCGGCGTCCGGTTCGTCAACGTCAACGTCGCGGCCTCGGACGGCCACAAGCTCGCCGGGCAGCCGCTGGTCGCGGATGCCCGCGCCGCCCTGGAGGCGCTGACCGCGCGCCTGGGCACGTACCGGGTCCCGGAGAGCCACCGGGCGCAGTACCGCGACGGGGTGGCGCGCTGGCAGCGCGCCGTCGACGAGGCCGTCGCGGCCCCCGACGGCAGCCGCCCGCCCACGCAGGCCCAGCTGCTGGGCGTCCTGGGCGAACTCCTGGAGCCGACCGACGTCGTCGTCAACGCGGCCGGATCGATGCCCGGCGATCTCCACAGGCTGTGGCGTCCGCGCGAGCGCCGCCAATACCACGTCGAGTACGGCTATTCGTGCATGGGTTACGAGATCCCGGCCGCGCTCGGTGTCCGGCTCGCCGCGCCGGAGCGCGAGGTGTTCGCGCTGGTGGGCGACGGCACGTACCTGATGATGCCGACGGAACTGGTGACGGCCGTCCAGGAGGGCATCAAGATCATCCCCGTGCTGGTGCAGAACCACGGCTACGCGTCCATCGGAGCCCTGTCCGAGAGCGTGGGCGCGGAACGCTACGGCACCGACTACCGCTTCCGCACGGCCGACGGGCGCTATGCGGGCCGTCCGCTGCCGGTCGATCTCGCCGCCAACATGGAGAGCCTGGGAGTCGGCGTGCTGTGCCCGCGCACGGTCGCGGAGCTGCGGCAGGCGGTGCTCGACGCCAGGAAGGCGGAGCGGCCCACGGCGATCTACGTCGAGACGGCGCCCCCGGCACCGGACCTGCCGGCCCTGGCGTCCCACGCCTGGTGGGAGGTCGCGGTGGCGGAGGTCTCCGCGTCCCCCGCCGCCCGCGAAGCCAGGAAGCGCTACGAGAGCGAGAGGCGCGCCCAGCGCCGGCACCTGTGA